ATCGTGCTCTTACTTGCCGGTCGTCAAGCATTttcgctctcgctccctcgcaggggagagaaggagggggggggagtccGTCATTTCCACTTCTTTCATGGCTTGGCGTGCGCATACCTCTGCGCCTCGCGCCGTAGCTCCTCGGCTGCAGTGAAGGCGAACTGGTAAGCGAGTTCGCTTGCGTGGTCTCTCCTTGCTTGTGTTCGTTGCGTTTTCTGGTGTACTTGCTCTCTGCCgtcggtgtgtgtatgtgtcgttgcttttcctttgccgtggtgcgcgcgtgtagACCTTAGGTCCGTGTCCAGGGAAGAGTGGCGTGACGAGGCCTTCCCTGCTGAAGTGCAACAGAGAGACTGCCACAAGTGCTGGAAGGAACTGacacaacaacacaaaaaaacTAATGAACATACGGGGATcggcccctccctctctccctcccgcttCCGGTGCCCTACTTCACGGCCACCGGGTGTCATCTCCGTTTTATCGCTGCGCCTCCCCATTCCATCCTCCACCCATACATGCGTGCATCCTGTGACTgagcgctggcgctgccccCGTCCTTGCGTTTTTAAAATTCCGCTTGTTTTTCTCGCGTGACTATAGGCGAGGCGAagcgacgaggaggctgGTCAAGGGTAAGGCTGCCGTTTGCAGCCCTTGCACCACGAGCAGCGAGACCGAATAcgcttgcgtgtgtggggtggtggtgatgctgGTGGCCGCCCGCCGCATCTCCGGACGTCTTTCAACCTTCTTGCTTTCATGTATTGATGACCCACGCTCAAACCCCTTCCTCATTGCTATgattctctctctgcgcgcaccaCGATGGATGgcgccctccctcttcccttctgACCaaacatgcacacacgcacccacgcagcagctgtcagggaaaaagaagaggagaagcagcgagacggaaaaaaaaacaaaagaaaccACAAAGgcaggaagagagggagaggcaccTACGCGGCCACTTGCGCACCTTCCCTTCACGAGGCATAcacgacggcgtgcgcgtgcctgtgcacggctcctgcgccctccctcccttccatCACAGAGATTCTACCATTtatttttcttttttcgtttcgtgTTTCGCATCAACTTTCTTTTTCTCGcttgcgttttttttttgttattttgttttgtttttgtttcttgGTTTCGTCTTCCCCCGCTTTTTTCAGAGCAACTCCTCCCCACTTCGCTTTCGTCCTGCCAACCGGctcgcgcgccgctgtgccgtGTGCTGTGCCGCCCCATATCCCCTCTTGAcaccgttttttttgtttgtttgtttgtttttgtttgtttgcgtCGGCTTCGCACGGGAGTGGAAAGCCGAGAGCGAAGCGTGCGACGGTGCGTGGTGAAGTGGGTCGAAAACCGAAGGCAACGAAACAGAAGCACAGACGAAGACGCACAAGAGAGTATTAGGCACACCCGGTAACACAAAACGAAGGAGAGCACGTCTAGACATATTGCTCTGCTCTGCTCTGCTCTTGCGTGAAGGCGCGCACGCGGTTgcacgcacagctgcaggcacacgcgcacttcAGTTCACCTAACCAAACGcagacacgtgcacacgcaagAGCGGCAGGCAAtttcgcagcagcggaggaggaaaggagggggggaggtcATTGTGTGGTGCGGCCAGCAGAGGTGTATAAGCTGTTCTTGTCCTCCTTCCCCGGTCTCCTGCTTTCTGCCTCCTTTTCTGTCCATTCGCGGCCTTGGAAAAACGGAGTCTCGCTGgaccctcctccccccgcccctggcaaccacctccctccctccctccctctctcttgcgcACCAGATTTTCTGCTAGTTAATGAGTACATATACGAATACGAAATACCtgccatttttttttgttgtttcctGTCTTTCACGCCTCTACGCCGCGCCGCTTCCCCTCCGGATTATATCTGACCTggtctctctctgcctcacGCTCTCTATCGGctcccaccctctcctgTTCCCGTCGGTGGGTTTGGGGCGACGACTGCCACGGTGCGCATCACTGACTCCTTCGTGGTCTTGACCTCCGCCCCacgtttttctttctctgtctctctgtctctctcaccCAACCCGTttgtaccccccccccccctcctcctcctctcttgtTGGATCACCGCCGTGTTTCTTCGtcgggtgcgcgtgtgcgtgtgggagcTGTTGGCGATCTTTTTTTTGCCAACGCGGCCCGTGGGTGcgtctcccctcccctgccctCCCCAgtcgctttttttttgttcctCAGTTTCACTCCTCATTGGTCTGCAGCGTTTGTGTTCTTTTTCGCTTGGAGAAGGTTGCCTTACGCTTCATCACTCTGTACAGTACTCCCCCGTCACTGTTTGTTTTAcgtaacacacacacacacacacacacatacatacatacatacatacacacatacgcatacacatacacatacacacacggtgtgtgtgtatgtgtatgtgtgctgTCTTCCGGTCGGGTCTCTTGCACCAGGAGCTACTTCTGCCGCCTGCGCGTTTTTCGGctgtccttctctccttcccttcttctctctcgttgtcGTCTTGTCACGGTCTTtgaccgctgccgcgccgcgccgctagGGAGAgacaggtgtgtgtgtgtgtgtaccgTTGGGTTAGAATTCGATCGAATTCCCTCTCACGTGCCGAATCTTGGAAGAGGTCGGGGAGCACCGGCAACGTCGTGCGAGTTCGTGGCCGTTTCACGCGGGACTTTCTCCTACTTGTACCCTTTCGTGTGTTTCTTTTGCAGCGCCCTAATCTATTTTTCTTGCTTTCTACACTTGTGTTTGTCTCGACGGggtgtgcggtggtggtggtggtggtggtatgtgcgtgagtgtgggtgcgcgtgcTATGCAGATCCgcgctccctccttcctGTGTAGGCACACGTagcaagcaaaaaaaaacaagaaagaaaaaagaacgTGTACACGCAAACGCTGACAGAGGCACTTCACGCGGACAGAGAGCGCAGCGCGGAGGCAGACACGTGTCTCGATCGTGGCGTCATGCCCCCAAAGCGCTACCCCAACCGCCTCTTGGTGCTGTGCGCCTCCATCAACGATGTCACAGCATGGCCGTTTTGGAAGTTCTTGCAGATGAAGAAGATTCGCGGCGTGACGGACATGGCGCTGCTCGCCTTcaacagcgacggcggcagcttcgAGGCTCGCATTGACGGCGACAAATACCAGCTCAAGAACTATGCCAAGGTTCGCGGCTACCAGCATGACATGTTTGAGAGCTTCGTGCATCGCTGGCACGATCCGGGCCGAAGCTATTTTGTGTATGGCGGGCATGGCATGGGTGACTATGTGGAGCTAGAACAGAACCGTGTCtcgctgcaggtgcacgAGCTCGCCGACGTCTTCGGCACGCGTGTCTTCGAAGCAGTGCTCTTTGACGCCTGCTTCATGGCGAACATCGACTGCGCCTATCATCTGCGCCACAACACGCGGTACATCGGTGCCTGCGAGGGGTACATGTGGGAGCCTGACACGGCCCTCGACTACCATGTCTTCAACACCCACAACGCGAGCGCCATGAGCCGCTTCAAAGACCCGCTGCACATCCTCCGTGTTATTCAGACGGACTACTGCAGCAAGGCGCCACGTGGCGACTTCACCATCATCGACACCACGCAcatcgcggcgctgcggcagtaCGTGCAGGAGCACGTCATGCAGCGTGTTTATGACCGGGCGACCTTCTACAGCTTACcgcagcgagagcgactGCAGCAAATCGCCGAGGCGTCGATTCAGGCGTCGATATCTCAGTTTGGCCACCCCGGCGGTGACACCAACGTGATTAATGGCGTTGGCAGTGGCACTGACCGCCCGCGCACCGCCCCATCGTCACCCGAGGTGCTTGCACTTTCCGCCGCCGGCAgaccgacgcggcggcagcgaatGCTGCAGGCGATTCAGTTTGAGCACTCGCTGTACCCGTCGGAGGTCGACGacaagcagctgctcgaccTCAAGTCGTATCTCACTGACATGCTgcacgaggagcagcagctaAAGGCgtgggaggcagcggcgctggggccgcagcgccgcattgCGGCgggtcgccgccgcgtgcgaAGTGATGCACTGCAGCATGGTGGCAGCTCCGGCAtcgccgccccctccaccgcctcgtcctccttcgccgtctggaaggcgccgccgtcgcgggcGCTGTTTGCTGATCGGCACGGGCGGCCGCCTGCTGCCAGTTCTGCAGAGTGCTCGCCGTCCATCAACGGTGGCccagccgcagcacacgACACGCAGAAgggggcgacggcgctctctcctccagTCCTTGCGACCACTCCAACGaaggcagcaccgccgcctccgtctctctccacctcttACAAGGGCAGCGCGCAGGAGGGGCTAGATCTTTTCTACCAGGTTGTCGTGAGCCACATCCCACCGAAGGCCGCTTCCATCTACGCGACCCAGCTCGGGGGGTTATCCTTTACGGTGCACGAGTACAGTGCCATGTCGCGGCCGGCAGAGCCGTGGT
The genomic region above belongs to Leishmania major strain Friedlin complete genome, chromosome 11 and contains:
- a CDS encoding PUF nine target 1, translated to MPPKRYPNRLLVLCASINDVTAWPFWKFLQMKKIRGVTDMALLAFNSDGGSFEARIDGDKYQLKNYAKVRGYQHDMFESFVHRWHDPGRSYFVYGGHGMGDYVELEQNRVSLQVHELADVFGTRVFEAVLFDACFMANIDCAYHLRHNTRYIGACEGYMWEPDTALDYHVFNTHNASAMSRFKDPLHILRVIQTDYCSKAPRGDFTIIDTTHIAALRQYVQEHVMQRVYDRATFYSLPQRERLQQIAEASIQASISQFGHPGGDTNVINGVGSGTDRPRTAPSSPEVLALSAAGRPTRRQRMLQAIQFEHSLYPSEVDDKQLLDLKSYLTDMLHEEQQLKAWEAAALGPQRRIAAGRRRVRSDALQHGGSSGIAAPSTASSSFAVWKAPPSRALFADRHGRPPAASSAECSPSINGGPAAAHDTQKGATALSPPVLATTPTKAAPPPPSLSTSYKGSAQEGLDLFYQVVVSHIPPKAASIYATQLGGLSFTVHEYSAMSRPAEPWLVGSKRLLKRRAKQFLKNGELSEVVMESPKASASVTSAALVAAVDKVTATAAAVTGASAGKPEPATSAAALPLSPRAHMPSTDQRLRFTSSGNGTDSDSSLSLSLSVPLSTSSTDAYNNSMKTVILDSPQRAASYTSLPNSKERTSAC